Proteins co-encoded in one Gossypium arboreum isolate Shixiya-1 chromosome 11, ASM2569848v2, whole genome shotgun sequence genomic window:
- the LOC108473892 gene encoding polygalacturonate 4-alpha-galacturonosyltransferase-like gives MALKRGLSSVRVLSNRSSGSRLPIAILVFFSVLAPLVYFVGRGLYISDQNSIQSDFSKQNVDWRERLALQSIKNLFTKEVVDFVTTSTADLGPLNLDSFRKGNLSASWKVVGVETSVQDNAISKSNQKATDLKQETSQDKEGKFLDDDHSHDTPAKILRRQLRDNRREKWATELVKQDEKVTLKLENAAIERSKAVDSAVLGKYNLWRRENENVNSDSTVRLMRDQIIMAKVYVSIAKSKNKLDLQQELQIRLKEIQQALGESTADSGLPHSASEKIKEMGKVLSKAREQLFDCKLVTGKLRAMLQTSEEQVRRLKKQSMFLSQLAAKTIPYSIHCLSLRLTIQYYLLPQEKRKFPRSENLENPNLYHYALFSDNVLAASVVVNSTIMNAKDPSKHVFHLVTNKLNFGAMNMWFLLNPPGKATIHVENVDEFKWLNSSYSPVLRQLETASMKEYYFKADHPTVSGSSNMKYRNPKYLSMLNHLRFYLPQVYPNLDKILFLDDDIVVQKDLTGLWSVDLHGKVNGAVETCGQSFHRFDKYLNFSNHHISQNFDPNACGWAYGMNMFDLKVWKKKDITGIYHKWQNMNEDRALWKLGTLPPGLITFYGLTHPLEKSWHVLGLGYNPSVDKKEIEHAAVIHYNGNMKPWLDLAMTKYRPYWTKYVKYDHHYLRSCNLSE, from the exons ATGGCGTTGAAGCGGGGACTATCAAGTGTGCGTGTACTAAGCAACAGAAGTTCTGGATCTCGATTGCCTATTGCCATTCTTGTTTTCTTCTCAGTTCTCGCCCCACTTGTTTACTTTGTCGGTCGAGGGCTTTATATTTCTG ATCAAAATAGTATTCAAAGTGATTTTAGCAAACAG AATGTTGATTGGAGAGAAAGGTTGGCTCTGCAATCTATCAAAAACCTTTTCACTAAGGAG GTTGTTGATTTTGTAACTACAAGCACGGCTGATTTGGGGCCACTAAATCTTGATTCTTTTAGAAAAGGCAATTTGTCTGCGTCATGGAAAGTTGTTGGGGTAGAGACTTCGGTTCAGGATAATGCTATTTCAAAG TCAAACCAAAAGGCTACAGACTTGAAACAAGAAACATCTCAGGATAAAGAGGGAAAGTTTCTAGATG ATGATCATTCACATGATACACCTGCTAAAATACTTCGAAGG CAACTTAGAGATAATAGACGTGAGAAGTGGGCCACTGAATTGGTGAAACAAGATGAGAAAGTTACCTTGAAACTTGAAAATGCTGCCATTGAACGATCCAAAGCTGTAGACTCTGCTGTTTTGGGCAAATACAAtctatggaggagagaaaatgaGAATGTTAACTCTGATTCCACAGTGCGCTTGATGAGGGATCAAATTATAATGGCAAAGGTTTATGTCAGTATAGCTAAGTCAAAAAATAAGCTTGACTTGCAACAAGAATTGCAAATTAGGCTGAAAGAGATTCAGCAGGCCTTAGGAGAGTCAACGGCTGATTCCGGTCTACCTCACAG TGCATCTgagaaaattaaagaaatggGTAAAGTTCTATCCAAAGCAAGAGAACAATTGTTTGATTGCAAGTTGGTTACTGgaaagctgagagcaatgcttcagACATCGGAAGAACAAGTTAGGAGATTGAAAAAACAGAGCATGTTCCTGAGTCAATTAGCTGCTAAAACAATTCCCTATTCAATCCATTGCTTGTCATTGCGTTTGACCATACAATACTACCTCCTTCCCCAAGAGAAGAGAAAGTTCCCTAGAAGTGAGAATTTGGAAAATCCAAATCTCTACCATTATGCCCTCTTCTCTGATAATGTCTTGGCTGCATCAGTTGTTGTCAACTCAACCATCATGAATGCCAAG GATCCTTCGAAACATGTTTTTCATCTCGTTACCAATAAACTTAATTTTGGAGCAATGAACATGTGGTTTCTGTTGAATCCCCCTGGAAAAGCCACCATTCATGTTGAAAATGTTGATGAATTCAAGTGGCTTAATTCATCCTATTCCCCTGTCCTACGTCAACTTGAGACTGCTTCGATGAAGGAGTATTATTTCAAGGCGGATCATCCAACTGTATCTGGATCTTCAAACATGAAGTATCGAAACCCGAAGTATCTCTCAATGCTTAATCACTTGCGGTTCTATCTTCCACAGGTCTACCCCAACTTAGATAAGATACTGTTTCTTGATGATGACATTGTTGTCCAGAAAGACTTGACTGGATTATGGTCTGTGGATCTGCATGGAAAAGTGAATGGTGCTGTAGAAACTTGTGGTCAAAGCTTTCATCGTTTTGACAAGTATCTTAACTTCTCAAATCACCATATTTCACAAAACTTTGATCCTAATGCTTGTGGATGGGCGTATGGAATGAATATGTTTGATCTCAAGGTGTGGAAAAAGAAGGATATCACTGGCATATACCACAAGTGGCAAAATATG AATGAAGATAGGGCATTGTGGAAGCTTGGGACACTTCCCCCGGGGTTGATCACATTCTATGGTCTAACACATCCACTTGAGAAGTCATGGCATGTACTTGGTCTGGGCTACAATCCAAGTGTAGACAAGAAAGAAATCGAACATGCAGCAGTTATCCACTACAATGGCAACATGAAACCATGGCTGGACTTGGCTATGACAAAATATAGACCATATTGGACCAAGTATGTCAAGTATGATCATCACTACCTTCGCAGTTGCAACCTTAGTGAATGA
- the LOC108471172 gene encoding histone deacetylase complex subunit SAP18 — protein sequence MSAAVLSFSIIEARTSKPKLRLQTSVGENMAGAAEPQKRQSGRPFPPSARGPPPPPRPRFEPVDREKTCPLLLRVFTKIGGHHSKEDFAVRGKEPKDEVQIYTWKDATLRELTDLVKEVAPAARRRDARLSFAFVYPDKNGRFVVREVGKTFSYGNVRRLDDSKTLGELSFEIGDYLDVAIMSAELSSVR from the exons ATGAGCGCGGCTGTGCTAAGCTTTTCCATAATTGAAGCAAGAACCAGCAAGCCCAAACTGCGATTACAAACTTCTGTGGGGGAAAACATGGCGGGAGCAGCTGAACCACAAAAACGCCAGAGCGGGAGACCGTTCCCACCATCGGCGAGAGGTCCGCCTCCTCCTCCTCGCCCTCGCTTTGAACCTGTTGATCGCGAAAAG ACTTGTCCTCTATTGCTTCGCGTTTTCACTAAG ATTGGTGGTCATCATTCTAAAGAAGATTTTGCAGTGAGAGGCAAGGAACCCAAGGATGAGGTTCAGATTTATACATGGAAGGATGCTACGCTTCGTGAGTTGACTGATCTG GTGAAAGAGGTAGCTCCAGCAGCAAGGAGAAGAGATGCAAGGCTGTCCTTTGCATTTGTATATCCTGACAAGAATGGACGTTTTGTGGTGAGAgag GTGGGAAAGACCTTTTCTTACGGTAATGTGAGGAGATTAGATGACAGCAAAACCTTGGGTGAACTGAGCTTTGAG ATTGGAGATTACTTGGATGTGGCTATTATGTCAGCAGAGCTTTCTTCTGTCCGATAA